The window CTTCCGCCTGCCATGTGTTGCGTCATCATTTCATCAGCACCATTCGTGTCAGGATCTGCTTTCTCTCCCCCATCAGAAATCACATGACTACTTTCAAGGTGAAACTGGTTTGCGCTGCATTCCTTTCaaaacatatatgtgtatatataatcattacaaataaataataatcgtCCCGGTTGACCGGATCTCGAGGAGCCGAGGTGCATTGCTGGATCCGAAACCGGCCGTCGTGCACGCGGGGGCGACGAAATGTAATTCGGGTGGTGCTGAAATAGCCCACCAGAAGGAGCAGGCAGCCAGCCCCGCCGGTCACGTGGTGCAGGGCGCAGCGACGTCATCGGGGCAGCGATCTGTGCGGAATAAGCAGACGGAGGGAACGAGACCCGCAGGCGCGGCTCTGCTTCAGCTTTTGCATCGTTCCTgttggcgtttttttttttttttttcccttcctctctctctgtaattTATTCCCGGCCTGCTGAGAGAACAGAGTATCTGTTCCAACATTTTTAGACACCCAAATGCCCGGTCCCACCGAAGCCCTTTCCCCAAATGGAGAGAATAACAACGACATCGTCCCGGACAACGGAACCAACATCATTCCTTACAGGAAAAATACGGTGCGAGGAGAGCGCGCCTACAGGTAAATCTGTGTACTGATCCGCATTCCGTCCCGTGTACATTTCtatgtgtaacatcattaaagACGGAACGCTGGTGCAGACGGAGAGCTGCATtccggcctcctcttcctcctcctcctcctcctcctcctctgttgctCCGCAGCCATCGTCTCCCCCGTGTTGTCTCCTGTCATGTTAGCGCTCCGGACACGGCCTAAGTTAGCTTAACGCACCGTctgttgccgtgtgtgtgtgtgtgtgtgtgtgtgtgtgtgtgtgtgtgtgaggaggccaAAAACATAGCGAGCGCCCGCGGTAAtgttgtcgtgtgtgtgtgtgtgtgtgtgtgcggtgcgCAGTGGTACGTTTCGCTAGCAGCGGATCGCTCGTTTAATGACAGGGAAACACGCCGCTAGTGGATCCCCGTCGTGACATGACACAGCTACACAATGACGCCTCACGACGCACacacgtctctgtgtgtgtgtgtgtttgtgtaggtggCGCTTTTAATGTGCTTTTAACCTGCAGTCCAAAGCCTGATCctcaccccgcccccccggaccgaccacacacacacacaccctgtctgAGCCCAGACATCAGCCCCGCTGCCCGGCTAACAAAGCATGCtagcagcgcgcacacacacatccgcttTGTTGacatgagaccccccccccccccttccctctctcgCCTCCCGGAGGAAGCTGCTCCTGTGCGGCTGAGATAGCCCGACTTGACCGCGCGGGGGTTTGTTGTCACCCTGCGTGCACGTTgggttgtgatgatgatgatgatgatgatgatttgtcGATGATGATGTCAGTGGCCATGAGCTGGTGAAgaagggtgtgtgcgtgtgtgtgtgtgtgtgtgtgtgtgtgtgcgtgcgtgtgtttttaatgCAGCTGTCCGGTGTTATTTTTATCATTAAAGAGGAGCTGGTTTGCGCAGCACTGTGAAGGGAATTAAAGATGATTGCAAACTTGATTTTGAGGTTTGGGATAAATATTACTGAGTACTTCTTTGTCATGTACATGTGAACTAAAATACACACCCTGcagtgcgcgcgcgcacacacacacacacatcagttaGTTTGTGGGCTTTGAAGGGCCGACTTCCAACAAACATTCTGTATTTTTacattgcaggaaaaaaatgaaGGCATCCGCGTGTTGTCGTGTAAATTGATTGATTtactaattacattttctgattGGGATCAAATAAACCACTAATTAAAAACTGAATGGAAAGGCACCTTGTGGTCTCTAATGTATTTGGCTGGTCAAGTATGATCACTGTGTGGGAAACCCTGTCAAtgagccccccctccctactcccccacccccaacccatTTTATGCATTTATCCACTGGCCAAGGATCAACGTTTGAGATCCCTGAAGCATTTTTCTGCGGTTATGCATTTTTTGTGTGACCCTGATTGTCCTCTGTGTAAGTGGGGCGTGTGTCCTGGAAGTAAGCAGGAAAAATTACATCTTTCTAAACCAACTTTGTTGCCTTCTGACTATTTACACCAATCCGTTTCACACTAAATGCaagaaacaattttttttttcaaagtaagcAACacgaaaacacattttcagcgTGTCCAATTCGATAACTGAACTGAAACGGTTGCTCTAATCCGGGCACGTTGCTTTTCTTCTTAAATGTTGTGGTTTTTCTGTTGCAGTTGGGGGATGGCGGTCAACGTATATTCTACCTCAATAACCCAGGAGACTATGAGCAGGCATGACATCACTGCCTGGGTCAACGATCTCGTCAGTCTCAACTACACGAAAGTGGAGCAGCTCTCCTCAGGTGAGAGGAGAACCAAacacggccccccccccccgtactcCTCCCTCTGCCCAACGGCGCCGTTTCAGACGGGAGGCAGGTTTTAAGAGATTACATCTTTGCCTgtagtgcgggggggggggtcaactcaTTCTGTGTAAGCTGGCAGCTAAAGCAACCTGTGGAAACCTGCTAGCCTTTCTAGCAGATAGCTGTCTATAAATAAACTTGTAGCTTGCAGTGTTCTCTCGCTTTGACCATGTAAAGCGGCTTGTTTGGTGCAGATCACCTGTGTGTGCTCTCTAGTTGGATTCATGTGATTTCGATCACAAAGTTTGCTGCCCTCTTTTCGAAAAGGATAAAGGCCTAACGAGGCTTCAGTTAATATTAGCCACGTCAACAAGTATCTGCATAAATAGTTTCTTTTTAAGGAAACCGGGTCAATGATCTGCAGTCCCTGtgcttttttgtcttcttctttttattccCGTCATGTTAAATCCTGTCCCAAGTCTTTGAACTTTCCACGCAAGGGATTATGTACTGAACTAACATTTAGTTACGTCTGCAGGAGCTGCGTATTGCCAGTTCATGGATCTGCTCTTCCCTGGCTGCATCAGTCTTAAGAAGGTCAAGTTTCAAGCTAAATTGGAGCACGAGTACATTCACAATTTCAAACTGCTGCAGGCCTCCTTCAAACGGATGAATGTGGACAAGGTGAGTTTCTCAATGACGCTCGGACCTTGTTCAGGATAATTACAATTGCATTTCTGCTCCACACTTTATCTGCTTCGAGTAAACTGAAGTGaattacccttttttttaaatctctcctCGCCCCCCTCGTTTCAGATTATTCCTGTAGAGAAACTGGTCAAAGGCAGATTTCAAGACAATCTCGATTTCATCCAGTGGTTCAAGAAGTTCTTTGATGCCAATTACGACGGTAAAGAGTACGACCCAGTTGCAGCCAGACAGGGTCAGGATGCCATTCCCCCACCTGACCCCGGTGAGCAGATCTTCAACCTGCCGAAGAAGTCCCACCATGCAGCCAGCTCCCCCACTGCAGGTGAGCCCCTCGGGAGGAAGGTTCATTGAGTCCTTCCCAACTCTGAGAACAGACGCGTTGTGTAGTTCCCTGTGAGGGAATGACTGTGTATCCCCGAGTAAAACACCCCGTGTGCCCGCTTCAGGAGCGTCGAGGTCGAGCTCCACAACCCCCAAGATCGCAACCCCGACATCCAGACCTTCGTCCGCCAAAAAGATCCCTGCACTTGCGACACCGATTCCTgccaaaggagagaaggaactgGAAGCACAGGTCACTCATCTTACCGAGCAGGTGTGTTCATGCCTTTACGTTCCTTTTTTATTGATCTGTTTTTGACTTCTGATGTAGTCTTGTTTACATTCCTTGTGAGTCAAAATACAAGACGAATGTCTAAATAAACGTAATTTATCCTGTACACAAGATCTAACATGCAATTGTTCCATTGTGCGATCCAACCTGTTTCTGTTAAGTCCTTCTGCAACTTGATTGCCCAAAGTATTCTATTTAAAATGCTACCAAATGAGTGTTTACTAGTTTTAATTGGACAAATGACTGATTGAGAGATTATCTGAACAACGATAAGATGACAGTTGAGTTCCAATCCATAGAACAATCTAGTAAGTAATTTACTGTGGAGGACTCATGTGACGTGTGTGCGTCTTTATCTCTTGTTTGTCTCGTTGATTGTTGTGCTTATCTGTTGCCTTTGGTCTTTAAACAAAGTCCacattgtcctttttttaaaaatgttttttgactGTAAACATTGTTTCTGCCGTAGATGGAGACATTAAAGTCGGCACTGGAAGgagtggagaaggagagggactACTACTTCAGCAAGCTGCGAGAGGTGGAGCTGCTGTGCCAGGACCAGGGGGAAGAAAACGCTCCGTTTGTCGATCAGCTGATGGAGGTCCTTTACGCTACAGACGAACAGGTGAGTCCGCGGCGCTTCTTTGGATCCCAAAGGGATTTGGGGAGAGTTTCTTTGCAGCATGAATGGCATTTTGCCCCTGGTGGTAATATCGTATGGATTTAATTGTGCATTTTGAATGAGATCACCTGCCTTGGTGGGGAATCATTTGTCGCCAACATGAGCCTCCTTCTAAATGTCTAGGGTAGCCCACAGACTTTCACATGCcattcaaatatataaatatatatatatgaggttATGTAACGTGTTATCTCACAGTGACAGTTATTGATGATGGCATTTCCGCTCAACTGAACACGAAGGGGACCTACGAACAGAACAGCCAGCAACACATCATTCAAGCCTGGGGGAATTTAGAGAAATTTTAGCTGGACCGACTGGTTGGAGCAGAGAACTAAAGCTCTTTCAGGAGCAGACTTCAGTAGCATTCAATCTTAAGCCATCTAACCCCTTCATATTTCCTTAGGAGGGAGCAGAGCTGGCTGAGGGCGACGGACAGGAAGTGGATCAGCGAGCCCACGAGGAGGCGCCGAATgatcagcaggaggagcaggatgaaTACTGACCGCCACCATCTCTCACCGCAGCGACacccctctttttttaaatatgtgagAACTGTTACAGgattttgaatctttttttttccctcatggttttccttttttgttctctttaagACTGAGCACATGAAGCAAACATCCTGAGTAGAAGCAacggcagttttttttttaatcgtcaTTTTTTGTatccctctgctcactgttcAATGTTTTTCGTGACCTCGTGGTGAACTGCTGGGGAAGGTTAGTGGTAATAACCTCCACCAGCGGAACAAGCTCAGACCATCACAGAAGTTTCTAagggactgtgtgtgcgtgtgcgtctgtgggtgCGTGTCTGCGGAAACTCAAGTCAAATCCTACAGTAGACGTGATGAAACGCTGAAGTTTAGACGGGTAACTGTTTACCTGCCAGTGCAAAGTGTTAACTTCCCAACTTCTCTCCTtctcattttagttttttattttattttgcatatcaaaaataataatcacaatACCGCAATAAGCAAAGCCCTGAAAGGGCTCGTAGTAGCTCTTATTTAACCTCCTTTCATATGTTGCACTGACATTTGATTCTGTATTGGACAATCTGTCCGTAGACTCTCACcatatttattattgttaagCCTTAGAAATAGTGCGAGGTTCTGCATTGCATCCTGGCGAAGGAGGACGGTACAGTCAATGAATTGTGAATACAATGTAGTACAATGCCAAGTTTTGACTGTTTGACGACTGTCCTCGCAAATTTTTCGAGATTTCCGATAATCAACAATGTGTTATTCAAACCACGCAGGGCAGTCTGGTGATGTAGTTGACCTGGAATGCCATAAACGTAGGGAAGAAACGCTATTGTGGACTAGTTTTATTATGATGCAGCATTTTAAGTTAGAAACCTCAGCTGAAAACTTGACAACTGGTCTGTTCAGATTTTCAAAGTTCtgtaaagtcttttttttattgtttctaaACCACAGGTTTTAGGAAGAGTCGGTTCACTGAGTAATTTGCCATGCTATATTCCAGTTAGTACATCGTATACCCTTTCTTAATATTGCATTTACTAATATTGAACTTGGCAGTGCACCATAATGCTTtagttatatattattatgtaaatgaaaaagaatgtaAACATGTACTGTCAATAATTAATGAAtggtaaatgttttttgttttttttcacgtcCCACTCATTATGCATTCCCCAAAAAACGTGTTGCATGTGTGCATTTTATTTGTGAATAACTTGACCTGCTTTttacatatttaataaaaaaaaaccaagtATGTTAAGTGAGCTTTTTGTATGTTTAACCTGCTATTTTGAAGATGTTGAGATTCGGATGAATTTGCTGTAATAAAATTACGTTTCGAGTCCATGGGAGTGTTGTCACGTTACTCCAACTAGAGCTCGCCACAATTTTAAGAACTTAAGTAGAACTTAAGTCATCTGCTGCAGCCGGAAGTTAGAATTTACTGTTAAATTTGGTGCATTTATAAACATTTTGGTAAATCCACGATTTATTGGGTTGTTGCATTATATTTAAAGTGACAGGTTGGGTTATTAAGGTTATATATGTAGTTCTTTGCCTTTAATTCAGAGGAGCAAACCAATGCCGTTtgtcattatatttatttatagttgCTATGGAAATACCAGCTGTCACTGAGGTCTTATGTGGACAAAGAGCGGTTTGAATTTGGGAATATGCAGTTTCTTACTGAGACCAAAATATCCTTTGCACACTGgtcattatatatatttttaagacATTGATTTGAAACCAAACCGTGGATGAGTCAAATTTAGTATCACgggaataaaaggaaaaacGTTCTGAAATGTCATGTAAATAGAGGGATGGGGCAGTTAATATTTAAGGTATTATGATTCCAGAGAACTTGGAAGATCTTATTACagtgaataatacaaatagagagagagaggtggaaaaCGGTCTACAACCGCGGAAGGGCAAATCCTGAGCGGAGGATGAGAAGCGCATCGagccgcaaggttggcggttcgaaccccggctgctccatgtcccatgtcgaagcgGGTCTGAGCAAGAcccccaacccctaattgctctccgggcaaaatgtaaaaccatgggttgaaaatgcaatgcaagttgcattggataaaagcgtcagctaaacgacatgtaatgtaaaatccTTAAGACATTGAGGAACTCGTCTTACAAAAGGAGCGtaataatgattttttttgtcattttatttattagcgGTGAAATAAGTATGCAGATCTTTTAAATGAATAGTGGAATAATACCACACTTAAGGCATTAAAGTATAAGAAGGGAAAGGGCAGCATGGCCCTCTCCAGAATAATGCACATTCAAATATTGAATCAACGATAGATTCATATGAAGGCTACATCACCATTACGGGGCAGCTGGTACGGGTGGAGATAACTGCAACTACTTGCTATACTGGGTGACCTAATCCATAATAGTATATTAATATTGCACAATACTTAAGAGTAATGTGGTATAGATACTTTCACTTTTGTCTGAAAGCTCAGACCCACACCGGTGTCCTCCGGGCCACGCGGTCGCATAATGAAACACACCCCTCTCCGATTGAGTAACAGCCTCAACTTTGCGTTCCGCTAACTGGACTTTTGTTTGCAAAATAGTGAGTTAGAAACCACAACGTCAAACCTCTACTAAACAAAGACGGGTCAGCGAGAGACATGCGACTAGACGCCGTTACGTGGACACGCATGTAGCAGCAGATGTGGCTTTAACTTTGTCTTAATTTGTCGCCATGTCTTCCAGAAAGGTAAGAAAGCCGCTAGCTAGCTATACTGTTAGCCAGTTTATGCTAACTTCTAAGCTACATGCTACTTAGCTCTGTCGATATCCGCCTGAACCCCCCCGCAGTTTACCCGTCAGGACTTGTATTTAACAATGTGAGCGTGTATTGTCTGTTGGAACAGATACACCACTTTTGTATCGCAGTAGTTAGTTTTAATGATCTAAACCGCCCCCGCAATGATAATCAGCTCAGGTTAACAGCTCCCAAACCGGCTCTTTTTTAATTAGTCACGTCCATCTTTGCTCTTCGTTTGAATTGTCGCAGCGTCGAAGATGCTCCAAGGACGTGACTGGTGTTTCATTTCCGGACGAAGTCGAAGGCGGTTCGAAACCAGCGGGCAGAGAACCGCCGTCGCTGTCATCTGCGTCCTCCGCCAAGAGCTGGGAGAGGTGTGGAGACAGCTTCCTGGAGGTTAGACCACCTGGAGATATGCTAAACCACGCAGACCTGCTATCACCCTCAGCCTCTATGCATCGTGACCATGTTGACCCTCATGCAGACCTGCTATCACCCTCAGCCTCTATGCATCGTGACCATGTTGACCCTCATGCAGACCTGCTATCACCCTCAGCCTCTATGCATCGTGACCATGTTGACCCTCATGCAGACCTGCTATCACCCTCAGCCTCTATGCATCGTGACCATGTTGACCCTCATGCAGACCTGCTATCACCCTCAGCCTCTATGCTTCGTGACCATGTTGACCCTCATGCAGACCTGCTATCACCCTCAGCCTCTATGCATCGTGACCATGTTGACCCTCATGCAGACCTGCTATCACCCTCAGCCACTATGCATCGTGACCATGTTGACCCTCATGCAGACCTGCTATCACCCTCAGCCACTATGCATCGTGACCATGTTGACCCTCATGCAGACCTGCTATCACCCTCAGCCACTATGCATCGTGACCATGTTGACCCTCATGCAGACCTGCTATCACCCTCAGCCACTATGCATTGTGACCATGTTGACCCTCATGCAGACCTGCTATCACCCTCAGCCACTATGCATCGTGACCATGTTGACCCTCATGCAGACCTGCTATCACCCTCAGCCACTATGCATCGTGACCATGTTGACCCTCATGCAGACCTGCTATCACCCTCAGCCACTATGCATCGTGACCATGTTGACCCTCATGCAGACCTGCTATCACCCTCAGCCTTTATGCATCGTGACCATGTTGACCCTCATGCAGACCTGCTATCACCCTCAGCCACTATGCATTGTGACCATGTTGACCCTCATGCAGACCTCCTAACACCCTCAGCCACTATGCATTGTGACCATGTTGACCCTCATGCAGACCTCCTAACACCCTCAGCCTTAATGCATCGTGACCATGTTGCTCTGACGTTGTTGATGATTGTGTTTGCGTTGCAGAATAATCTCCAGACATCAGGGAGGAAACTGTCTGACATAAGAAAGTTTCCCACTTTAGgtaattgttttgtttaagtCTAGTTATGATGTCTCATTCCTTAAGGGCTGTGCAATATATTGAGATTATATTATCGCTCTTATCGCTAACTGTTTTCTTTTCGCCCACCAAGATTTCATATCACCGGTCAAGTAGTGAAAATTGCCATTGAATCATGGTCCGATTTGTAATATTGTTTACTTCTTCGATCAGATGGTTTCTGATTTAATCCCAGTTTTATCTTTGAATCAAAAGGAATAGTGAAGCTGCATGTGCTTGACaacttttaactttaatttgaaACAATACCCAAACCTGTTCTTAATTAAACACACAAGAATATAAACTGCTTGATTCCGTTCGAGTGCGGCGGGGGGACTTTAGTGAATCTTTTCCCGATGACGGCGTGATGTCATCCTCTCGTGCGCTCTTGTGTTCAGTGCAGACCGCTGCGGTCAACGAGGACCCGGTGCACATCGCCTGGAGCTCCAGTGACGGCGAACAGTCCGATGATGAGacccaggagcagcagcagcagcttcctcaGAGACCAGCCAGACCTTCAGCTCCCGCTCAGTCCTACAGCAGAGCGCTGCGCATGCTGCGCACGGAAAAAGGTACTTTCAGGAGTCACGGCTGGGACAGGCGAGATGGTTTAATGAGCCAACGTTTGCTTTGTCTCTGACGACACTATTTATACCCCGAGACTTGAGCTCAGTTAAGtgtcaatttaaaaataatgttgaTAGACATTGAAGTTAACAATAACATTATATACAATTTCTGagcactttttaaacttttttatcCCACTTCAATTGACGTTGAGTTGCCTCAATTAAATATATTGTGCCTTAATCTTTAATACTtgataaagtaaaaacaaaagtcaCTTTTATTCAAGAAGATATGGTCTAGGTTGAAAAATACCAAAGATACTCTTGGTGTTAAGCAGCCTACGTAAGGAACATGCTGGATGAAACAGCCGTTTCTACTCGCTGACCGACTGTGAAATGTTGTTGAGAAAGAGTTTGAGAAAAAGCTGGTAAGTGGCCCTGGTTTCCTTCTTCAGAAGACTTTCCAGCCATTGACACAGACAGTGACCTGGACGCATCTGAGGGAGATGTGGAGAAGGACAGCGGGCCGCAAATCTCTGACTGTGAATCGGAGCGCTCCGTTGAAAAGCCAGAGTCGCCTCTTCGACCATCAAATGTGAGCGAACTCTTCATAATCAGAAACCTTCTGATGACGATGCACGTGGTCTGCAGATGGCGTCCCGTGTGTTTTAATGGCCACTAGATGGCGCCACACAACCACTGGAGCCCGACTGAACCTGTTGAGAGTCCAGTCTGTTTGCAATTAGAAGTGGAAAGTTGATTGCCAGCGCATGCAGTAATGTTAGAAGTTGTGCCGTAAGTGTCGGTACCAGATGAGACTTGTCCCCGAGTTGGTTTAAGACGGATGAGCTTTGCGTGCATGAGGTGAATGCATATCTTTCtgtattatttaaaagaatACCATTTTGTTTATATGCTTCCAGGTCGGCACATCAGTGTCTCTTTTACTCTGATGTTTGTTTAGCTGATGCTGCTCCATTCGGTGGAGTgttgcagtctctctctctctctctctctctcgtgtccTGAACGAGCCCTTTGGCCTCAAGCCAGCACAGCAAACTAACCCAAACCGTCCAAACTGCATATCcacaagaaaataataaaatacatagGAATGCTTTCTGCTTCAATGAACACAATAGATACTTTTTATTCCCTCAAACTCTGAGTGTTATTTATGGAAACCACAATACCGTAGAGATGTTATTCATCAATAGACAAGAAATGAATTGACTTTTATTGactattattaatttatttcaagCAGACATGCCGAGTATTTGATTGTTGCCTTTGCTTAAATCATGTGTTTTTTACTGCTTTTGGTGTTCCAGTGGTTTTAAATGTTCCAAAtgttttaaagacaaaaaaaagtcagtgaTGGCCATTTGAGCTCTGGCCATTTTCCTCTGCTTACCAAATAGAAAAGTAACAAGCAGGTTAAACTCCAAAGAAAACAATGGTGAAAGCACAGCGTGGTAGGATGCAGACTCCTCACGCTTTGGCACTAGACACATAGTTCTGTGTTATCGCTCTTTGGTGGGCCCTCCTGTAGTGCTGTGGAGACTTGAATGCTCCTTCGGGATCCCTGTTTGTTGAAGGCAGAGCCGGCAATCGACCAAAAGTACAAGGAGTGGTGAAGGTTCAAGACCACACTCGGCGCCTGAAAGCTGCAGCAGAGGCGTTCGGCGTGTTATTGATCCGCCAGTCGCGGCCACGTCGCCGCGGTTTTGTCGGCagcgtgtttttatttgttcgtGGGGAAAACGCCCTTTGAACAACGCTGGAAGCCGGCGATCGTTCGGATCGGCGCAGCGTTGGACAATAACGTGGTCAATAATCGACTAAACTAAAGGTGCACTAAAGCCACGTGTGCTTAGTGATGAAGTCTTTGCAGAGTGTAGAGAGGAAGCAGATTAACATCTCCCCCACAGACCCGGCTACTTCCTCTTGTCACAGTTTATTTTGCTGCTATCAGCTTTCTGGGGCGGAGGAGGACCTAAGATCTCCTGAGTGGAGGCTGGTGGTCGGACGCCTCCTACAAAGACGGAAAGGGTCCCAGTTTTAAAAATGTGGCTGTACCCAAAAGTCTGTATGTGAATATGAATAACAGCAATTAGtttcatcattattattgtggaaaaacattcatttttactttttcaaaagcATTATTCGTAGCATTGTGCGCATGTTTTGCAGAACAGTTTTACATCCCAACGCCTCACGTTCATCGTGGCTTTTCGTTATTTACAGTCGGACCAGGAAGCTTTCACCGTTTTTAGATTTGCCCAAAAAAAGACTCCCGAAAAATTTCTTTCGCCATCAAAGCAACCAAGGATAATCAGCATCTTTTTAAATAGCgtttcattaaaagaaaaatgtacatcTAATTAGGGCAGCACAACATAACAACAACTTTGAATTTCCCTGCTGAAATCTTGCCTATTTTAAATCAAACCGGATCTAACAGGATACAGAAGAAACCAACCCAGTCCAAGTCCAAGTTTGTCACTCCAGATAAATCTACTGCTGACTCACTCCACGTATGTCTGCCAGATTCCTGTGTTATTGTACTAGCGCCGAAAGTGGATAGGCGGAGCTATGAGGGCGGTTTTGTATCTCCTAGTCCTAAGAGGACGTCGGCTTGCCAGATGAAGCGTGTCCCCGGCCTCCCGGAGCCTCGCCGC is drawn from Gasterosteus aculeatus chromosome 3, fGasAcu3.hap1.1, whole genome shotgun sequence and contains these coding sequences:
- the mapre2 gene encoding microtubule-associated protein RP/EB family member 2 isoform X1, whose product is MPGPTEALSPNGENNNDIVPDNGTNIIPYRKNTVRGERAYSWGMAVNVYSTSITQETMSRHDITAWVNDLVSLNYTKVEQLSSGAAYCQFMDLLFPGCISLKKVKFQAKLEHEYIHNFKLLQASFKRMNVDKIIPVEKLVKGRFQDNLDFIQWFKKFFDANYDGKEYDPVAARQGQDAIPPPDPGEQIFNLPKKSHHAASSPTAGASRSSSTTPKIATPTSRPSSAKKIPALATPIPAKGEKELEAQVTHLTEQMETLKSALEGVEKERDYYFSKLREVELLCQDQGEENAPFVDQLMEVLYATDEQEGAELAEGDGQEVDQRAHEEAPNDQQEEQDEY
- the mapre2 gene encoding microtubule-associated protein RP/EB family member 2 isoform X2; the encoded protein is MAVNVYSTSITQETMSRHDITAWVNDLVSLNYTKVEQLSSGAAYCQFMDLLFPGCISLKKVKFQAKLEHEYIHNFKLLQASFKRMNVDKIIPVEKLVKGRFQDNLDFIQWFKKFFDANYDGKEYDPVAARQGQDAIPPPDPGEQIFNLPKKSHHAASSPTAGASRSSSTTPKIATPTSRPSSAKKIPALATPIPAKGEKELEAQVTHLTEQMETLKSALEGVEKERDYYFSKLREVELLCQDQGEENAPFVDQLMEVLYATDEQEGAELAEGDGQEVDQRAHEEAPNDQQEEQDEY